From the Rhodococcus sp. NBC_00297 genome, one window contains:
- a CDS encoding acyl-CoA dehydrogenase family protein gives MSTSTVSSDVRAFTAEATEWLSSVAAPRTSTTWGEGSDSVAVFENWTPEEERRHTDVVRDYERRKFDAGWGPLDWPAEYGGRDLPLSHVLAFRRAEDRFDVPRRTEMFSVTQQLVAPTIEKWGTPEQRATYVRAMLRTDLMACQLFSETEAGSDLAAVRTRAVRDGDGWVLNGHKVWTSGATVSDIGVAVCRTDSSVPKHKGLTVFLVPMDAEGVSVRPIRQMTGGSSFNEVYLENVRLTDAHRLGPEGQGWQVALTVLAAERLDGGNLGLANADRAVELARNLGRPLTEIELDQVADLVVHSHVQRVTAMRVAGVVVSGRDPGPEASVGKLLATTTMSRTSAAVRRMLGSDLVSDTGEWGTFAWTEHVLGAPGYRIAGGTDEIQHNIIAERVLGLPREPRP, from the coding sequence ATGAGTACCAGCACCGTGTCGTCCGACGTCCGAGCCTTCACCGCCGAGGCGACGGAGTGGCTCAGCAGCGTGGCCGCACCGCGGACCAGCACGACGTGGGGCGAGGGCTCCGACTCGGTGGCCGTCTTCGAGAACTGGACGCCCGAGGAGGAACGACGACACACGGACGTCGTCCGCGACTACGAACGGCGGAAGTTCGACGCCGGGTGGGGTCCGCTCGACTGGCCCGCGGAATACGGTGGACGAGATCTTCCGCTCTCCCACGTACTCGCCTTCCGCCGCGCGGAGGACCGGTTCGATGTCCCGCGCCGCACCGAGATGTTCTCCGTGACACAGCAACTGGTGGCGCCCACGATCGAGAAATGGGGCACGCCGGAGCAGCGCGCCACGTACGTGCGAGCGATGCTGCGCACCGACCTCATGGCCTGCCAACTCTTCTCGGAGACCGAGGCCGGTTCCGACCTCGCGGCCGTCCGCACCCGCGCGGTCCGTGACGGCGACGGGTGGGTGCTGAACGGCCACAAGGTCTGGACGTCGGGAGCCACGGTCTCGGACATCGGGGTGGCAGTGTGCCGCACCGATTCCTCGGTGCCTAAGCACAAGGGCCTCACCGTTTTCCTGGTCCCGATGGACGCGGAGGGCGTCTCCGTCCGCCCCATCCGGCAGATGACGGGTGGCAGCTCGTTCAACGAGGTGTACCTCGAGAACGTGCGGCTGACCGATGCGCACCGTCTCGGCCCGGAGGGGCAGGGGTGGCAGGTCGCTCTCACCGTGCTGGCGGCCGAACGACTCGACGGTGGCAACCTCGGACTGGCGAACGCCGACCGTGCCGTGGAACTGGCACGCAATCTGGGTCGGCCCCTCACCGAGATCGAGCTGGATCAGGTTGCCGATCTCGTCGTGCACAGCCATGTTCAGCGCGTCACCGCCATGCGCGTCGCCGGCGTCGTCGTCTCCGGACGCGATCCCGGCCCCGAGGCGTCCGTCGGCAAACTGCTCGCGACCACCACGATGTCCCGGACGTCGGCGGCGGTCCGGCGGATGCTCGGCTCCGATCTGGTGTCCGACACCGGTGAATGGGGCACGTTCGCCTGGACGGAACACGTCCTGGGCGCGCCCGGATACCGCATCGCCGGCGGCACCGACGAGATCCAACACAACATCATCGCCGAGCGCGTTCTCGGCCTTCCCCGAGAGCCGAGGCCGTGA
- a CDS encoding enoyl-CoA hydratase/isomerase family protein has product MIDTDHILLEKDGDVARVWLNRPHKKNAVTPELLYRLDEIIAEVDADPNLKVLVLRGVNNTFCSGFDLDILLSDYVGSTNAMDVAVLSARVCDRLYSMNTPSVAVLEGYVTAGGFELMISCDFAIADDDAKIGDFHIRRALFGGAGPIYRLPRMIGIRKTKELMLTGKLLSGVEAADFDLINASAPAAELDKTVEEFIAQLTDKSPFMMKLTKMTIDRGLDADIQSLMVMEHLAVGNALQSEDGREGVTAFLEKREPKWVGR; this is encoded by the coding sequence ATGATCGACACCGACCACATCCTGCTCGAGAAGGACGGCGACGTCGCTCGCGTCTGGCTCAACCGCCCGCACAAGAAGAACGCGGTGACTCCGGAGCTGCTGTACCGACTCGACGAGATCATCGCCGAGGTCGACGCCGACCCGAACCTCAAGGTCCTGGTCCTGCGCGGTGTGAACAACACCTTCTGCTCGGGGTTCGACCTCGACATCCTGCTGTCCGACTACGTCGGCAGTACCAACGCCATGGACGTGGCCGTGCTCTCGGCCAGGGTCTGCGATCGCCTGTACTCCATGAACACTCCGTCCGTCGCGGTCCTCGAGGGCTACGTCACCGCCGGTGGGTTCGAGCTCATGATCTCCTGTGATTTCGCCATCGCCGACGACGACGCCAAGATCGGCGACTTCCACATCCGCCGTGCACTGTTCGGCGGTGCGGGCCCCATCTACCGCCTCCCGCGCATGATCGGCATCCGCAAGACCAAGGAACTGATGCTGACCGGCAAGCTGCTCTCCGGTGTCGAGGCTGCGGACTTCGATCTCATCAACGCGTCCGCGCCGGCAGCCGAGCTGGACAAGACCGTCGAGGAGTTCATCGCGCAGCTCACCGACAAGAGCCCGTTCATGATGAAGCTGACCAAGATGACGATCGACCGCGGCCTCGACGCGGACATCCAGTCCCTCATGGTCATGGAGCATCTCGCCGTGGGCAACGCCCTGCAGTCCGAGGACGGGCGAGAAGGCGTCACCGCGTTCCTCGAGAAGCGTGAGCCGAAGTGGGTCGGTCGCTGA
- a CDS encoding acyl-CoA dehydrogenase family protein: MSVANDDVTYSPWPEAEPAGLIPGPEQADLRSAMRAVLARHSGRDEGTPTALWRALVDDMAVTMLSVPENRGGLGYGMTDMAVVLEECGRALVSEPVLFGAGVGVHALLLAPAGTVDAMVSGALAGELRVAVHLPVTQTGRAAAQVITADHTADGWRLSGVVNDIVHGASADVVVVGAHTADGARVFAVPLSDAVRAVPRTVIDPTRTRADVHLDSAAASALTEVAGTVSALDDLRARATIGLASEHTGIADRMLEMTVEYVTTRQQFGRPVGSFQAVKHRLADLLLSLERARSASRFAAALYDSSRDRAALAVAIAGAVCTEVASESVAEAVQLHGGVGFTWEHQAHRYFRRATGDEALLGDAVYHRRRIADLIGLNPVRFEG; this comes from the coding sequence ATGTCTGTAGCGAACGATGACGTCACCTACTCGCCCTGGCCGGAAGCCGAGCCCGCGGGCCTGATTCCCGGGCCGGAGCAGGCCGATCTCCGGTCCGCGATGCGCGCAGTACTTGCACGGCACAGTGGGCGAGACGAGGGGACTCCGACGGCACTGTGGCGGGCCCTCGTGGACGACATGGCCGTGACCATGCTGTCCGTTCCCGAGAATCGCGGCGGCCTCGGGTATGGGATGACGGACATGGCCGTGGTCCTGGAGGAGTGCGGCCGAGCGCTCGTGTCGGAACCGGTGCTGTTCGGGGCGGGTGTCGGCGTGCACGCGCTCCTGCTTGCGCCGGCCGGAACCGTGGACGCGATGGTGTCCGGTGCCCTGGCCGGTGAGCTCCGCGTCGCGGTGCATCTGCCCGTGACGCAGACGGGACGCGCTGCCGCGCAGGTGATCACGGCCGACCATACGGCGGACGGATGGCGTCTGAGCGGTGTCGTGAACGACATCGTTCACGGTGCGTCGGCCGATGTCGTCGTGGTCGGGGCGCACACGGCCGACGGCGCCCGAGTGTTCGCCGTACCACTCTCCGATGCGGTGCGCGCCGTCCCGCGGACGGTCATCGACCCGACGCGGACGCGCGCCGACGTGCACCTCGACTCGGCAGCGGCGTCCGCGCTCACCGAGGTGGCAGGCACGGTCTCCGCTCTCGACGACCTGAGAGCGCGAGCGACGATCGGGCTGGCGAGCGAGCACACGGGAATCGCCGACCGCATGCTGGAGATGACGGTCGAGTACGTCACCACCAGGCAGCAGTTCGGCCGGCCCGTCGGCTCCTTCCAGGCCGTGAAGCACCGACTTGCCGACCTGCTCCTCTCTCTCGAACGAGCGCGATCGGCATCCCGCTTCGCTGCTGCGCTGTACGACAGCTCCCGGGACCGTGCCGCGCTCGCGGTCGCGATCGCCGGCGCCGTGTGCACGGAGGTCGCGTCCGAGTCGGTCGCCGAGGCGGTGCAGCTGCACGGTGGCGTCGGCTTCACGTGGGAGCACCAGGCGCACAGATACTTTCGCCGAGCTACCGGTGACGAGGCGCTGCTCGGCGATGCGGTGTACCACCGCCGCCGCATCGCCGACCTCATCGGGCTCAACCCGGTTCGATTCGAGGGTTGA
- a CDS encoding acyl-CoA dehydrogenase family protein codes for MDFSYSARTDALLETLETFMTDHVLPAEKVYDAQIAANTNKHEQPAVMRELQETARSQGLWNLFMTHDGLGAGLTNLEYAPLAEVVGRSIIGNEAINCSAPDTGNMEILAMFGTEEQKKDWLEPLLDCRIRSAFAMTEPAVASSDATNITSTIRRDGDEYVLNGRKWYTSGVLDPDCKLIIFMGKSDPDGPTYRQQSMILVPADSPGIEVLRDLPMFGFHDRLGHGDVQFTDVRVPASNMLGAEGDGFAIAQGRLGPGRMHYAMRAVGMAERALEMMCRRSLDRVAFGAPLADRGVVREWIARSRIEIDQIRLLVLKSSWMMDTRGNASARSEVAAIKVAAMEVAHKVVDRAVQTFGAAGVSDDFVLARLHAITRALQIADGPSEVHLRTIARLETKKYR; via the coding sequence GTGGACTTCTCCTACAGTGCTCGTACCGACGCGCTGCTCGAGACCCTCGAGACATTCATGACCGACCATGTTCTGCCCGCCGAGAAGGTGTACGACGCGCAGATCGCGGCGAACACGAACAAGCACGAGCAGCCGGCGGTGATGCGCGAACTGCAGGAGACCGCGCGCTCGCAGGGACTGTGGAACCTGTTCATGACGCACGACGGGCTCGGGGCCGGACTCACCAACCTCGAGTACGCCCCTCTCGCCGAGGTGGTCGGGCGCTCGATCATCGGCAACGAGGCCATCAACTGCTCCGCCCCGGACACCGGCAACATGGAGATCCTCGCCATGTTCGGTACCGAGGAGCAGAAGAAGGACTGGCTCGAGCCCCTGCTCGACTGTCGTATCCGGTCCGCGTTCGCCATGACCGAACCGGCCGTGGCCAGCTCCGACGCCACCAACATCACCTCGACGATCCGGCGCGACGGTGACGAGTACGTGCTCAACGGCCGAAAGTGGTACACCTCGGGTGTTCTCGACCCGGACTGCAAGCTCATCATCTTCATGGGCAAGTCGGATCCGGACGGTCCGACCTACCGTCAGCAGAGCATGATCCTGGTTCCCGCCGACAGTCCCGGCATCGAGGTCCTGCGCGATCTCCCGATGTTCGGTTTCCACGACCGTCTCGGGCACGGCGACGTCCAGTTCACCGATGTCCGGGTGCCGGCCTCGAACATGCTGGGAGCCGAGGGCGACGGTTTCGCCATCGCGCAGGGTCGTCTCGGCCCCGGCCGGATGCACTACGCCATGCGCGCCGTCGGCATGGCCGAGCGCGCTCTGGAGATGATGTGCCGCCGTTCGCTCGACCGAGTGGCCTTCGGTGCCCCGCTCGCCGATCGCGGTGTCGTGCGTGAGTGGATCGCACGCAGTCGTATCGAGATCGACCAGATCCGACTGTTGGTCCTGAAGTCGTCCTGGATGATGGACACCCGCGGTAACGCCTCGGCGCGCTCCGAGGTCGCCGCGATCAAGGTCGCGGCGATGGAGGTGGCGCACAAGGTGGTCGACCGTGCTGTCCAGACGTTCGGAGCGGCCGGGGTCAGCGACGATTTCGTCCTGGCCCGCCTGCACGCCATCACCCGCGCCCTCCAGATCGCGGACGGACCCAGCGAGGTGCATCTCCGCACGATCGCCCGCCTCGAGACGAAGAAGTACCGATGA
- a CDS encoding SDR family NAD(P)-dependent oxidoreductase has protein sequence MTDTHSLTGRVALVTGASRGLGLAIARGLRDAGATVVVSSRKLEACEEAVASLGPSTVGSAHAHALHVGRWDEIEPAVDAIVDEFGSLDVVVNNAGIAPLSKNLVGVTEGLWDKTIEVNLKGPFRLMAVAGARMAAAGRGSIINISSIGAVRPSPPEAMYAAAKNGLNALTMAFAQEYAPHVRVNCVMPGGFATDMAEHWDDEFVGKIVDRLPSGRLGRPEEIAGLVVHLASDASSYTTGAIIPVDGGRTAVY, from the coding sequence ATGACCGATACGCATTCCCTCACCGGCAGAGTGGCTCTCGTGACCGGCGCGAGCCGCGGCCTCGGCCTCGCCATCGCTCGTGGACTGCGCGACGCGGGAGCCACCGTCGTGGTGTCCAGCCGCAAACTCGAGGCGTGCGAGGAAGCAGTCGCCTCACTCGGACCGTCGACGGTGGGCAGCGCTCACGCCCACGCTCTGCACGTCGGTCGCTGGGACGAGATCGAACCCGCGGTCGACGCCATCGTCGACGAGTTCGGCTCACTCGACGTCGTGGTCAACAACGCCGGCATCGCACCGCTGTCCAAGAACCTCGTCGGAGTGACGGAAGGGTTGTGGGACAAAACCATCGAGGTCAACCTCAAGGGTCCGTTCAGGCTGATGGCAGTGGCCGGAGCGCGGATGGCGGCCGCCGGGCGCGGGTCGATCATCAACATCTCGAGCATCGGCGCCGTACGACCGAGTCCGCCCGAAGCCATGTACGCCGCGGCCAAGAACGGCCTCAATGCGCTGACCATGGCGTTCGCACAGGAGTACGCGCCGCACGTGCGAGTGAACTGCGTGATGCCCGGGGGATTTGCCACGGACATGGCCGAGCACTGGGACGACGAGTTCGTCGGCAAGATCGTCGACCGGCTGCCGTCGGGACGTCTGGGTCGCCCCGAGGAGATCGCCGGTCTCGTCGTACATCTCGCGAGTGACGCCTCGTCGTACACGACGGGTGCCATCATTCCCGTCGACGGCGGCCGCACCGCGGTCTACTGA
- a CDS encoding ABC transporter substrate-binding protein produces the protein MSTWCRTLAALTSAAAVGLSAACSGGATASGPVSGTWDDVVAAAKDEGSVYLYSSQHPENLASVKTGFEATYPGITLEFTRGSDVELNPRVDAEHKSGRGIGDVHMTTDPAWIRAAADSGEYSVNVVGPSFDNPDYGRDTSVLEDKLFLTSAAVLGLGWNTTALPDGLDSPEDLLAPELRGRIGVVNPAGFAAVTDQFRFFDRNWSPDYTDELAQNEPRVYPGVLAVAQGLGSGEIIATPMVQPLVREQEAGAPVGWFRPDPAWGAPYYSHVLASAPHPNAAQLLADFLVSPEGQQALSKGYASVLPNIPESVGRAQDLALTDPADLDPAAVTEYQAEWEQRFIR, from the coding sequence ATGAGCACGTGGTGTCGTACGCTCGCGGCGCTGACATCGGCAGCCGCAGTCGGGTTGTCGGCGGCCTGCAGCGGTGGGGCGACAGCGTCCGGACCGGTGTCGGGCACGTGGGACGACGTGGTCGCCGCGGCGAAGGACGAGGGATCCGTCTACCTGTACTCGTCGCAACATCCCGAGAACCTCGCCTCGGTGAAGACCGGATTCGAGGCGACGTATCCCGGCATCACGCTGGAATTCACGCGGGGTTCCGACGTCGAACTGAACCCCCGCGTGGACGCGGAGCACAAGTCCGGGCGCGGGATCGGCGACGTCCACATGACCACCGACCCCGCGTGGATCCGCGCGGCCGCCGACTCGGGCGAGTACTCGGTGAACGTCGTCGGACCCTCGTTCGACAACCCCGACTACGGTCGAGACACCAGCGTGCTGGAGGACAAGCTCTTCCTCACCAGCGCCGCCGTTCTGGGGCTCGGCTGGAACACCACGGCATTACCGGACGGTCTCGACAGCCCGGAGGATCTGCTGGCTCCCGAACTGCGTGGACGTATCGGCGTCGTGAATCCGGCGGGCTTCGCCGCCGTGACCGATCAGTTCCGGTTCTTCGACCGCAACTGGTCACCCGACTACACCGACGAACTCGCGCAGAACGAGCCACGTGTCTATCCCGGTGTTCTGGCCGTCGCACAGGGCCTCGGGTCCGGAGAGATCATCGCCACGCCGATGGTCCAACCCCTCGTGCGCGAGCAGGAGGCAGGCGCACCCGTCGGGTGGTTCAGGCCGGACCCGGCGTGGGGCGCCCCCTACTACTCCCATGTTCTCGCGTCCGCACCGCACCCGAATGCAGCGCAACTTCTGGCCGACTTCCTCGTCTCCCCCGAGGGCCAGCAGGCGTTGTCGAAGGGGTACGCGAGTGTGCTGCCGAACATCCCGGAGTCGGTCGGACGCGCACAGGACCTCGCACTGACCGACCCCGCGGACCTCGACCCCGCAGCGGTCACCGAGTACCAGGCGGAGTGGGAACAGCGTTTCATCCGGTGA
- a CDS encoding Zn-ribbon domain-containing OB-fold protein, giving the protein MTNGLGTQRVVLQGSRCTVCGTVAYPASSLCSRCVTPTAEPVDLSTSGTVWAHTVQRFPPKSPPYVPPAGGFTPFAVGWVELSEGIRIEAILDTENVDDLHGALVHLTAVVPVPRFEVVAAGPSSAPSTLGDTV; this is encoded by the coding sequence ATGACGAACGGTCTCGGGACACAGCGGGTGGTGTTGCAGGGAAGTAGATGCACTGTGTGCGGCACGGTCGCGTACCCGGCGTCGAGTCTCTGCTCCCGGTGCGTCACGCCCACGGCAGAACCCGTCGACCTGAGTACGTCGGGCACCGTGTGGGCCCACACGGTGCAGCGCTTCCCGCCCAAGTCGCCGCCGTACGTGCCACCCGCGGGCGGGTTCACCCCGTTCGCGGTCGGCTGGGTCGAGTTGAGCGAGGGCATCCGCATCGAGGCGATTCTCGACACCGAGAACGTCGACGATCTGCACGGAGCGCTCGTCCACCTCACGGCCGTCGTGCCGGTTCCCCGGTTCGAGGTCGTCGCGGCCGGCCCGTCGTCCGCACCGAGCACACTGGGAGACACCGTATGA
- a CDS encoding thiolase family protein has translation MSESVVIVGVGLSKFGRQPGVSGRAMAVSAITAALADAGIAWPDVDVAFGGSDSAGLADTLVSELGFTGLPFTNVRNGCATGGSALFSAVNAVRAGSASIGLAVGFDKHPRGAFDPTPAEWGLSEGYGEAGLMVTTQFFGAKISRYMRQHGITPDTLARVAEKSYRNGALNPNAWRREPMSAEAIASADMVNDPLTRYMFCSPGEGGAAVIVASPEVAERLTGRPIRLRAITHRTRRFGSFEVFSPSVQGVGEPTSVSADAAAAAFEQAGISPSDVDVAQLQDTESGAELMHMAECGFCEHGEQEQWIAEGATEIGGRLPVNTDGGCIANGEPIGASGLRQVHEVVTQLRGEAGDRQVPGGPSIGFTHVYGAPGISACTVLSV, from the coding sequence ATGAGCGAGTCCGTGGTCATCGTCGGAGTGGGATTGTCGAAGTTCGGTCGCCAGCCCGGTGTCAGCGGGCGAGCGATGGCCGTCTCGGCCATCACCGCCGCGCTCGCCGACGCGGGCATCGCCTGGCCGGACGTCGATGTGGCGTTCGGCGGCAGCGACTCCGCGGGCCTCGCCGACACGCTCGTCAGTGAACTCGGTTTCACCGGACTGCCGTTCACCAACGTGCGGAACGGCTGCGCCACGGGCGGCAGCGCCCTGTTCTCGGCGGTCAACGCCGTTCGTGCGGGATCGGCGTCGATCGGCCTGGCCGTGGGCTTCGACAAGCACCCGCGTGGTGCTTTCGATCCCACGCCCGCGGAGTGGGGTCTGTCCGAGGGGTACGGCGAGGCGGGTCTGATGGTGACCACGCAGTTCTTCGGCGCGAAGATCTCCCGGTACATGCGGCAGCACGGCATCACCCCGGACACCCTCGCGCGAGTCGCCGAGAAGTCCTACCGCAACGGCGCACTCAATCCCAATGCGTGGCGCCGCGAACCCATGTCGGCCGAGGCGATCGCCTCCGCCGACATGGTGAACGATCCCCTCACGCGGTACATGTTCTGTTCTCCCGGCGAAGGCGGTGCGGCCGTGATCGTGGCCTCACCCGAGGTGGCCGAGCGGCTGACGGGCCGGCCGATCCGCTTGCGCGCCATCACCCATCGGACGCGGCGATTCGGCTCGTTCGAGGTCTTCAGTCCGTCCGTCCAGGGCGTCGGCGAGCCGACCAGCGTCAGCGCGGATGCCGCGGCAGCCGCGTTCGAGCAGGCCGGGATCTCCCCGTCGGATGTCGACGTGGCCCAACTGCAGGACACCGAGAGTGGCGCCGAGCTCATGCACATGGCCGAGTGCGGCTTCTGCGAGCACGGCGAGCAGGAGCAGTGGATCGCCGAGGGAGCCACCGAGATCGGCGGACGTCTACCCGTCAACACCGACGGTGGGTGCATCGCGAACGGTGAACCGATCGGCGCCTCCGGTCTGCGCCAGGTGCACGAGGTGGTCACCCAGTTGCGCGGGGAGGCCGGCGATCGTCAGGTGCCGGGCGGGCCGTCCATCGGCTTCACCCATGTCTACGGGGCACCGGGCATCAGCGCCTGCACCGTTCTGTCCGTCTGA
- a CDS encoding nuclear transport factor 2 family protein has protein sequence MLGIESYYATLDSGDLERATDMLAENVAFVMIVPTGARAGTGRAAMLDYLTGRPPVGRQHRLLRRAQDGDVQFAQGAVTEHGDVVTGYFVAAMHLDENGLIDRYQVSFDPDHALVPWTGSDATSTDPTGA, from the coding sequence ATGCTTGGAATCGAGTCTTATTACGCCACCCTCGACAGCGGTGATCTCGAGCGGGCCACCGACATGCTGGCCGAGAACGTCGCCTTCGTGATGATCGTTCCGACGGGAGCCCGAGCCGGCACCGGTCGCGCCGCGATGCTCGACTACCTCACCGGACGTCCCCCTGTCGGCCGGCAACATCGACTGCTGCGTCGCGCACAGGACGGCGACGTCCAGTTCGCCCAGGGAGCCGTCACCGAGCACGGCGATGTCGTCACGGGCTATTTCGTCGCGGCGATGCACCTCGACGAGAACGGACTGATCGACCGCTACCAGGTCTCGTTCGATCCTGACCACGCACTGGTGCCGTGGACCGGTTCCGACGCGACCTCCACCGACCCGACAGGAGCATGA
- a CDS encoding MFS transporter → MTRPPTVTLLTPLRVRRLRMMLGFELGAAIGIWILVLAVQWTLTRAGESAFAVSGVQFAASLPFFLLSLPLGAIAEHAGHRTLLTGTAIGLLVTSAALTVLQVLDLATMPVLMAAVFLSGCGLASVAIVWQSLLPTLATREMMTVVPAIDGAIFNGARAIGPVLGGALLAAWGATSTFALVTVVFAICVVLAAGQIPPRSGRVPRTESVLESVATSLRFIRHSRWTRRLLFRVVMFGLPASCLWALLPLVAYEMLHVTTFEFGVLSGAIGVGAVAGTIASMPLRRRLSWNVFAALGSAAYALVLLGLAFVPWMPVVVALLVIVGAAWVGVQSTWMIATHAVVPPWIKARVIAVVMLTFQGSQAVGALLWGLLADTMGLVSAVALSAVAMSVSSIGLLRRGILPSDSIAPDPSGAAGPPELEPGHRGATIVVETTYVVRPQRADHFVHAMTRLRSSRLRLGASRWALTRVSDSASTYVEFCTFRNWAEYSAQETVRLTVPERLVRTDLALDLAEEPRVRVLVRPRTPADRTESA, encoded by the coding sequence ATGACACGACCACCGACCGTCACACTCCTGACGCCGTTGCGTGTGCGCCGATTACGCATGATGTTGGGTTTCGAACTCGGCGCCGCCATCGGGATCTGGATCCTGGTTCTGGCGGTCCAGTGGACCCTGACTCGAGCAGGAGAATCCGCGTTCGCAGTGTCGGGCGTCCAGTTCGCCGCCAGCCTGCCCTTCTTTCTGCTCTCCCTCCCCCTCGGCGCGATAGCGGAGCACGCCGGCCATCGAACTCTGCTGACCGGCACGGCGATCGGGCTGCTGGTCACGTCGGCAGCGCTCACGGTGCTCCAGGTCCTCGACCTCGCGACGATGCCGGTTCTGATGGCGGCCGTGTTCCTGTCGGGGTGCGGTCTGGCGTCGGTGGCGATCGTCTGGCAATCGCTGCTGCCGACGCTGGCGACCCGCGAGATGATGACCGTCGTGCCCGCGATCGACGGCGCCATCTTCAACGGTGCACGCGCCATCGGTCCGGTACTCGGCGGGGCACTCCTGGCCGCATGGGGCGCCACCTCGACCTTCGCTCTCGTCACGGTCGTGTTCGCGATCTGCGTCGTCCTGGCGGCCGGTCAGATCCCGCCTCGGTCCGGGCGAGTTCCCAGGACCGAGTCGGTTCTCGAATCGGTGGCGACGAGTCTGCGGTTCATCCGTCATTCGCGATGGACGCGGAGACTGTTGTTCCGTGTCGTGATGTTCGGCCTGCCGGCGAGCTGCCTGTGGGCTCTGCTGCCGCTCGTGGCGTACGAGATGCTCCACGTGACGACGTTCGAGTTCGGAGTGTTGTCCGGGGCGATCGGTGTCGGCGCGGTGGCGGGCACCATCGCCTCGATGCCGCTTCGTCGACGCCTGAGCTGGAACGTGTTCGCGGCCCTGGGTTCTGCCGCGTACGCACTGGTTCTGCTCGGTCTCGCCTTCGTGCCGTGGATGCCGGTCGTGGTCGCTCTGTTGGTGATCGTCGGCGCGGCCTGGGTCGGCGTGCAGAGCACGTGGATGATCGCGACGCACGCGGTCGTGCCACCGTGGATCAAGGCCCGAGTCATCGCCGTCGTGATGCTGACGTTCCAGGGCAGCCAAGCGGTCGGTGCCCTTCTGTGGGGGCTCCTCGCCGACACGATGGGGCTCGTCTCCGCTGTCGCACTCTCCGCCGTCGCGATGTCGGTGTCGTCGATCGGACTGCTGCGCCGAGGCATTCTGCCCAGCGACTCCATCGCGCCCGACCCGTCCGGTGCCGCCGGACCGCCGGAACTCGAACCGGGTCATCGTGGCGCGACAATCGTCGTCGAGACGACGTACGTGGTCCGTCCGCAGCGGGCGGACCACTTCGTCCACGCCATGACTCGTCTGAGGTCGTCGCGCCTGCGCCTCGGCGCATCGCGATGGGCGCTGACCAGGGTGAGCGACTCCGCCTCGACGTACGTCGAGTTCTGCACCTTCCGGAACTGGGCCGAGTACTCCGCCCAGGAGACCGTGCGTCTCACCGTTCCGGAACGGCTCGTCCGAACGGACCTCGCGCTCGACCTGGCGGAGGAACCGCGTGTTCGAGTCCTCGTCCGCCCCAGAACACCCGCCGACAGAACCGAGTCCGCATGA
- a CDS encoding phosphotransferase family protein, which yields MTTDDTTHSALQQRVAEKLETGGLGSLRSFDPLLGGHSGLTYRVRTDDTDLVVKAVPAGQRPVGRHDMLRQATIMRELAGTSVPVPTIVMVDDTEPSWYAMTFVRGESLEPVLDDPAVDPELAAARMRRAAAVLPELHSVDHRAVPDAGPTLTPGDELARWARTLGAVPPELVEGGDRLLSLLGARVPDAVSSTLVHGDYRLGNLIADGTEPVALIDWEIWSVGDPRVELGWFLVFADGDNFPGVGRSVPGLPSADELVEIYAGAGRDLPDLPWFDALGRLKMAAIMGHNLRRHREGRHHDPDQEKLPATISRLIDTGTALLA from the coding sequence GTGACCACCGACGACACGACACACTCCGCACTACAGCAACGCGTCGCCGAGAAGCTCGAGACCGGCGGCCTCGGATCGCTGCGCAGCTTCGATCCACTCCTCGGAGGACACTCCGGCCTGACCTACCGCGTGCGGACCGACGACACCGACTTGGTGGTCAAGGCCGTGCCCGCGGGGCAGCGCCCCGTCGGGCGCCACGACATGCTGCGGCAGGCGACCATCATGCGGGAACTCGCAGGTACGTCGGTGCCGGTGCCCACGATTGTGATGGTGGACGACACCGAGCCCTCCTGGTACGCCATGACATTCGTCCGCGGTGAGTCGCTCGAGCCTGTTCTGGACGATCCGGCGGTCGACCCGGAGCTGGCGGCAGCGCGCATGCGGCGTGCGGCAGCGGTCCTGCCCGAGCTGCACTCGGTCGATCACCGAGCAGTGCCCGACGCCGGCCCCACACTCACACCGGGTGACGAACTCGCCCGGTGGGCTCGCACTCTGGGCGCCGTTCCACCGGAACTGGTGGAGGGCGGAGACAGACTGCTGAGCCTCCTCGGTGCCCGCGTCCCGGACGCGGTCTCGTCGACGCTGGTGCACGGTGACTATCGCCTGGGCAACCTGATCGCGGACGGCACCGAGCCGGTCGCGCTCATCGACTGGGAGATCTGGAGTGTGGGCGACCCCCGAGTCGAGCTGGGGTGGTTCCTCGTCTTCGCCGACGGCGACAACTTCCCCGGTGTCGGGCGGTCCGTCCCCGGTCTGCCGAGCGCCGACGAGTTGGTGGAGATCTACGCCGGTGCGGGACGTGACCTGCCCGACCTGCCGTGGTTCGACGCCCTGGGACGACTCAAGATGGCCGCCATCATGGGGCACAACCTGCGTCGTCACCGGGAGGGCCGTCATCACGATCCGGACCAGGAGAAGCTGCCCGCCACCATCTCTCGGCTGATCGACACCGGCACCGCCCTGCTCGCCTGA